The Bernardetia litoralis DSM 6794 genome includes a window with the following:
- a CDS encoding Na/Pi symporter, giving the protein MNLSPQNNIPVKNENTTNLSKLLLRILYAVLIICLFLVSIDMLMSAFRLFGKDIADAIFSVSAHPFAGIFIGLLITAILQSSSTVTAMVVAAVAAGALTIETATPMIMGANVGTTITSAVVALGHISKKKELRKAFAAASLHDFFNVLTALILFPLEYYTHFLSNLAKYVTELLPLSATSENFIPPVISIPSTFIVTQLNDFPILILIFALLCLFLAIRLFINLLKEQMIGKQRQKIHELFFGSIWKSFGWGFITTAAIQSSSVTTSLVVPLVATRKVNIQKAFPFIVGANIGTTLTTLLAALFKSEAAITIALVHILFNLIGAMIFLIVPFMKQIPILLAQRLGMAAMNNRSSALAYLLVVFFVLPFGMIYSSFQDNDLDLQKISTTDIKQDSSFVQKKK; this is encoded by the coding sequence TTGAATTTATCTCCTCAAAATAATATTCCTGTAAAAAACGAAAATACAACAAATCTCTCAAAGTTACTACTTCGTATCTTATATGCAGTATTGATTATTTGTTTGTTTTTGGTTTCGATAGATATGTTGATGAGTGCCTTTCGTTTGTTTGGAAAAGATATTGCTGATGCTATTTTTTCAGTCTCGGCACATCCTTTTGCAGGCATTTTTATAGGCCTTTTGATTACAGCAATATTGCAAAGCAGTTCAACTGTTACAGCGATGGTAGTGGCAGCCGTTGCAGCAGGCGCACTCACTATCGAAACAGCTACTCCTATGATTATGGGAGCAAATGTAGGAACAACTATTACAAGTGCTGTTGTTGCTTTGGGACATATTTCAAAAAAGAAAGAACTCCGAAAAGCCTTTGCAGCAGCTAGTTTGCACGATTTTTTTAATGTTTTGACGGCTCTTATTCTTTTTCCATTAGAATACTATACTCATTTTTTATCAAATCTTGCTAAATATGTAACCGAATTACTTCCACTTTCGGCTACTTCTGAAAATTTCATTCCTCCTGTTATTTCTATTCCTTCAACTTTTATAGTTACTCAATTAAATGATTTTCCTATTCTAATTTTAATTTTTGCTCTTCTCTGTTTGTTTTTAGCGATTCGTTTGTTTATCAATCTTTTAAAAGAACAAATGATAGGAAAACAAAGACAAAAAATACATGAGCTTTTCTTTGGGAGTATTTGGAAATCTTTTGGTTGGGGATTTATCACAACGGCAGCTATTCAGTCTAGTTCGGTTACAACTTCTTTAGTTGTTCCTTTGGTGGCTACTCGCAAAGTAAATATTCAAAAAGCCTTTCCTTTTATTGTAGGAGCAAATATTGGCACTACCCTAACAACACTTTTAGCAGCTTTATTCAAATCAGAAGCAGCTATCACCATTGCTCTTGTACATATCTTATTTAACCTTATCGGTGCTATGATTTTTTTGATTGTTCCTTTTATGAAGCAAATTCCTATTTTGCTTGCACAGCGTTTGGGAATGGCAGCCATGAATAATCGTAGTAGTGCTTTAGCTTATTTGTTAGTTGTGTTTTTTGTTCTTCCCTTTGGAATGATTTATAGTTCTTTTCAAGATAATGATTTAGATTTGCAAAAAATAAGCACAACAGATATAAAGCAAGATTCCTCTTTTGTTCAAAAAAAAAAATAA